The Thermanaerovibrio acidaminovorans DSM 6589 genome contains a region encoding:
- a CDS encoding glycosyltransferase family 9 protein: MRSLPMPQGGDRLLFVRFSSLGDVILAAYEAKALKERFPELELWWLCIHHYREMLASQPYVDGVISLEDHRRRSPRALWELVGRIRDGGFRFMYSLHRGDRTDLMALFSRIGVRIGSHRRLPWAFNRTLDEARSAWGISAPSGKVLYGAPERLEAMGRLVGDGGFVLCAVGTSKPYKTWPPERWAELAGMLIRHGLRVVLAGNGPEEAQAARLVEDSLGETTGLVNLVDRIDLLDLIALEEMALCVVGGDTGPLHMARPIGTRRVGLFSVRDPERVGGHVGPMLWSIISPRAVDSYRELEAASDSGAVMGAIDPHEVLRAVMEAVRQVEA; this comes from the coding sequence ATGAGGAGCCTTCCGATGCCCCAGGGGGGCGACCGGCTCCTGTTCGTGCGCTTCAGCTCCCTGGGGGACGTGATCCTGGCCGCCTACGAGGCCAAGGCGCTGAAGGAGCGGTTCCCGGAACTGGAGCTGTGGTGGCTCTGCATCCATCACTACCGGGAGATGCTGGCCTCCCAGCCCTACGTGGACGGGGTGATAAGCCTGGAGGATCACCGGCGCCGGAGCCCCCGGGCCCTCTGGGAGCTGGTGGGCCGCATAAGGGATGGGGGCTTCCGGTTCATGTACAGCCTTCATAGGGGGGACAGGACGGACCTCATGGCCCTGTTCTCCCGTATAGGCGTAAGGATAGGCTCCCACCGGCGGTTGCCCTGGGCCTTCAACCGCACCCTGGATGAGGCCCGATCCGCCTGGGGGATCTCCGCCCCGTCGGGGAAGGTTCTCTACGGGGCCCCGGAGCGGCTCGAGGCCATGGGGCGCCTGGTGGGTGACGGCGGGTTCGTCCTGTGCGCGGTGGGTACCAGCAAGCCCTACAAGACCTGGCCTCCGGAGAGGTGGGCGGAGCTTGCTGGGATGCTGATCCGTCATGGGCTGAGGGTGGTGCTCGCCGGCAACGGTCCTGAGGAGGCCCAGGCGGCCCGCTTGGTGGAGGACTCCCTGGGGGAGACCACAGGGCTTGTTAACCTGGTGGACCGGATCGACCTTTTGGACCTGATAGCCCTGGAGGAGATGGCCCTCTGCGTGGTGGGGGGGGACACGGGGCCTTTGCACATGGCCCGCCCCATAGGCACCCGCCGGGTGGGGCTCTTCTCCGTCAGGGACCCGGAGAGGGTGGGGGGACACGTGGGGCCCATGCTCTGGTCCATCATATCCCCCCGGGCGGTGGACTCCTACCGGGAGCTGGAGGCCGCATCGGACTCCGGGGCCGTCATGGGGGCCATCGATCCCCACGAGGTCCTCAGGGCGGTCATGGAGGCCGTCCGTCAGGTTGAGGCCTAG
- the rfaE2 gene encoding D-glycero-beta-D-manno-heptose 1-phosphate adenylyltransferase has translation MLGTLKAIEGCSGLNVLVLGDLMLDRVIRGRVERISPEAPVPVVHFEEERFTLGGACNVARNMARLGCRVTVLGSLGDDPHGTLMEDLLSREGISFGGIRTERPTTTKTRVVAHRHQLIRVDREETGALPSPHQDRLLAALEEALGAHPRVAVISDYAKGVCTPAVCGAAISRLRGMGVPVVVDPKGADWERYRGAFLVTPNLKELGIALGREVPNQDGPVEEAARQALERFGVDFIMVTRSEMGLSLVGPRGAHHHRSTAREVYDVTGAGDTAVAVFAALYGAGADMVEAALWANRAGGYAVGREGTYAVTREDLLSMLSLRGGGKLLSLAEAVQLAETWRRGGQTVVFTNGCFDVLHAGHVRCIRSARAMGDRLIVGLNSDQSVRRLKGPNRPVNPEELRAEVLCALEDVDGVVIFHQDTPLEIIRAIRPQVLVKGGDYRPCDIVGHREVLSWGGRVEVVPLLEGLSTTRIIERIRS, from the coding sequence ATGCTAGGCACCCTGAAGGCAATCGAGGGCTGCTCGGGGCTGAACGTCCTGGTCCTGGGGGACCTGATGCTGGACCGGGTCATAAGGGGCCGGGTGGAGCGCATATCCCCCGAGGCGCCGGTGCCGGTGGTCCACTTCGAGGAGGAGCGGTTCACCCTTGGGGGGGCGTGCAACGTGGCCAGGAACATGGCCCGGCTGGGCTGTCGGGTCACCGTCCTGGGCTCCCTGGGGGACGACCCCCACGGGACCCTCATGGAGGACCTGCTCTCCCGGGAGGGGATATCCTTTGGGGGCATAAGGACCGAGCGGCCCACCACCACCAAGACCCGGGTGGTGGCCCACCGCCACCAGCTGATCCGGGTGGACCGGGAGGAGACGGGGGCCCTGCCGTCCCCCCACCAGGACCGGCTCCTGGCCGCCCTGGAGGAAGCCCTGGGGGCTCACCCCCGGGTGGCGGTCATATCCGACTACGCCAAGGGGGTCTGCACCCCTGCGGTGTGCGGCGCCGCCATATCCCGCCTCCGGGGCATGGGGGTGCCGGTGGTGGTGGACCCCAAGGGGGCCGACTGGGAGAGGTACCGGGGGGCCTTCCTGGTGACCCCCAACCTGAAGGAGCTGGGCATAGCCCTGGGTAGAGAGGTCCCCAACCAGGACGGGCCGGTGGAGGAGGCCGCCCGTCAGGCCCTGGAGCGCTTCGGGGTGGACTTCATCATGGTGACCCGGTCGGAGATGGGGCTGAGCCTGGTGGGCCCCCGGGGGGCCCATCACCACCGTTCAACCGCCCGGGAGGTCTACGACGTGACCGGCGCGGGGGACACGGCGGTGGCGGTCTTCGCCGCCCTCTACGGGGCCGGTGCGGACATGGTGGAGGCCGCCCTGTGGGCCAACCGGGCGGGGGGCTATGCGGTGGGCCGGGAGGGGACCTACGCGGTCACCCGGGAGGACCTGTTGTCCATGCTGTCCCTCCGGGGGGGCGGGAAGCTCCTCTCCCTGGCGGAGGCGGTCCAGCTGGCGGAGACCTGGCGGAGGGGTGGGCAGACGGTGGTCTTCACCAACGGCTGCTTCGACGTGCTCCACGCGGGGCACGTGAGGTGCATAAGGTCCGCCAGGGCCATGGGGGACCGGCTCATCGTGGGTCTCAACTCCGACCAGTCGGTGAGGCGTCTCAAGGGCCCCAACCGGCCGGTCAACCCGGAGGAGCTGAGGGCGGAGGTGCTGTGCGCCCTGGAGGACGTGGATGGGGTGGTGATCTTCCACCAGGACACCCCGCTGGAGATCATAAGGGCCATCCGTCCCCAGGTGCTGGTCAAGGGGGGGGACTACCGGCCCTGCGACATAGTGGGGCACCGGGAGGTTCTCTCCTGGGGCGGCAGGGTGGAGGTGGTGCCGCTCCTCGAGGGGCTCAGCACCACCCGCATCATAGAGAGGATCCGGTCATGA
- a CDS encoding D-sedoheptulose-7-phosphate isomerase, which translates to MMDVSEQLRATARALERWAGGEGLELLSRAARMVASSIRGGGKLMLCGNGGSAADCQHVAAEFTCRLSKRLERPPMGALALTTDTSFLTACSNDYSFDLVFSRQVRALGLRGDVLMGISTGGSSRNVVLALEEARSMGISTIALTRSGGAIASMADLALEVEDSDTAVIQNVHLALEHALCFLVEDLLFGGDGAC; encoded by the coding sequence ATGATGGACGTATCGGAGCAGCTTCGGGCCACCGCCAGGGCCCTGGAGCGCTGGGCCGGCGGGGAGGGGCTGGAGCTCCTGTCCAGGGCGGCGCGGATGGTGGCCTCATCCATCCGGGGAGGGGGAAAGCTCATGTTGTGCGGCAACGGCGGCAGCGCCGCGGACTGCCAGCACGTGGCGGCGGAGTTCACCTGCCGGCTGTCCAAGCGGCTGGAACGGCCCCCCATGGGGGCCCTGGCGCTCACCACCGATACGTCGTTCCTCACCGCCTGCTCCAACGACTACTCCTTCGATCTGGTCTTCTCCAGGCAGGTCCGGGCCCTGGGCTTGAGGGGGGACGTGCTCATGGGGATAAGCACCGGGGGCTCCTCCCGGAACGTGGTCCTGGCCCTGGAGGAGGCCCGGTCCATGGGGATATCCACCATAGCCCTGACCAGGTCCGGGGGGGCCATCGCCTCCATGGCGGACCTGGCCCTGGAGGTGGAGGACTCCGACACGGCGGTTATCCAGAACGTGCACCTGGCGTTGGAGCACGCCCTGTGCTTCCTGGTGGAGGACCTGCTCTTCGGGGGTGATGGGGCATGCTAG